The following proteins are encoded in a genomic region of Tenacibaculum sp. 190524A05c:
- a CDS encoding serine protease — protein MKKITLLIIFLISYFNTFSQIEVTPQELSKKLSPQELKLLYLIKTDKLNRDEFTRDKSFNNYIENSKLEDIFKAALLKNLYFYNKTSRDIYGIDIKYSKDNRTEVQFTNNDTIRKNSNGIVLIVNNSLLKKSTNNSFKLETTNLVDDPMIKSCDSERFVKQPSIAYKHTTCTGFIVGKNVLITAGHCILSNADLMNKAFILDYRLNNDESKNIVIKKSQIITGKKVQRVGKNKKGLDYAIIRTNEEMDKSRILNLNWNSKIEVNQALYTIGHPLGLPQKLADKAWVTKNNNPYIFNANLDTFAGNSGGPVFNRNTHEVEGFLLSGGQDYKFKDKSQTCRIVNTCGTTGCITECPNKNNCYGETIVRNSVFLKALKDVMNNIK, from the coding sequence ATGAAAAAAATTACTCTACTTATTATTTTTCTAATTTCATACTTTAATACTTTTAGTCAAATAGAAGTTACTCCTCAAGAATTATCTAAAAAGTTATCGCCACAAGAATTAAAACTGCTTTACCTTATTAAGACTGATAAACTTAACAGAGATGAGTTTACCAGAGATAAAAGTTTTAATAATTATATAGAAAACTCCAAACTAGAAGATATTTTTAAAGCTGCATTACTTAAAAATCTTTACTTCTACAACAAAACGTCTAGAGATATATATGGTATTGATATAAAATATAGTAAAGACAATAGAACGGAAGTACAATTTACAAATAACGATACAATACGAAAAAACTCTAATGGAATTGTACTAATCGTGAATAATTCTTTATTAAAAAAAAGTACTAATAATTCATTTAAGCTAGAAACAACTAATTTGGTTGATGACCCAATGATTAAATCTTGCGACTCTGAAAGGTTTGTAAAACAGCCATCTATTGCTTATAAACATACAACATGTACGGGATTTATTGTTGGCAAGAATGTATTAATTACTGCGGGACATTGTATATTATCAAATGCTGATCTTATGAATAAAGCCTTTATTTTAGACTATAGACTAAATAATGATGAATCTAAAAATATTGTAATCAAAAAATCTCAAATAATTACAGGTAAAAAGGTTCAAAGAGTTGGTAAAAATAAAAAAGGTTTAGATTATGCCATAATTAGAACGAATGAAGAAATGGATAAATCTAGAATTTTAAATTTAAATTGGAACTCGAAAATAGAGGTTAACCAAGCTTTATACACGATAGGTCATCCTCTGGGATTGCCACAAAAATTAGCCGATAAAGCTTGGGTAACAAAAAACAACAACCCATATATATTTAATGCTAATCTTGATACTTTCGCTGGAAATTCTGGAGGTCCAGTTTTCAATAGGAATACTCATGAAGTGGAAGGATTTTTACTATCTGGTGGTCAAGATTATAAATTTAAAGACAAAAGTCAAACTTGTAGAATAGTTAATACTTGTGGTACTACGGGTTGTATTACTGAATGTCCAAACAAAAATAATTGCTATGGAGAAACTATAGTAAGAAATTCAGTATTCTTAAAAGCATTAAAAGATGTAATGAATAATATTAAATAG
- a CDS encoding SDR family NAD(P)-dependent oxidoreductase, with translation MSKILIITGGSKGIGKALANHYSNNGYEVYSLSRTTNNSEIINEIKVDLSNLNDSVLLFENLIQKLKSTPIESITLINNAGRLGQIANLEHISPEDIHKSIVLNTTIPLSFSSIFIKELSSINCLKQIITISSGAAKKAYTGWSVYCSSKAAIDMMTATIAQEQEYVDNPTKAFGIRPGVVDTNMQSQIRTTNSSDFRNVQRFIDLKENKELYTPEYVASKIFELDTKGSLKNGLTVDLRDL, from the coding sequence ATGAGTAAAATCTTAATTATAACTGGCGGAAGTAAAGGAATTGGTAAAGCCCTTGCCAACCACTACTCCAATAACGGTTATGAGGTTTATTCTTTATCGAGAACTACAAATAATAGTGAAATTATAAATGAAATTAAAGTTGATCTTTCAAATCTAAACGACTCGGTTCTATTATTTGAAAATCTCATCCAAAAACTTAAATCTACACCTATTGAATCCATTACTTTAATCAATAATGCAGGTAGATTAGGTCAAATAGCAAACTTAGAACATATTTCTCCTGAAGACATTCATAAATCAATTGTTCTGAATACCACAATTCCGTTGTCCTTTTCAAGTATATTTATTAAAGAACTTTCGTCAATAAACTGTTTGAAGCAAATCATAACTATTTCTTCCGGTGCGGCTAAAAAAGCATACACTGGATGGAGTGTTTATTGTAGTTCAAAAGCTGCCATTGATATGATGACTGCAACTATAGCTCAAGAACAAGAGTATGTTGATAATCCTACCAAGGCTTTTGGAATTCGCCCTGGTGTTGTAGATACAAATATGCAATCTCAGATACGAACAACAAATAGTTCTGATTTTAGAAATGTGCAACGTTTTATTGATTTAAAGGAAAATAAAGAATTATATACTCCTGAATATGTTGCTTCTAAAATTTTTGAGCTGGATACAAAAGGTAGCTTGAAAAACGGTTTAACAGTAGATTTAAGAGATTTATAA
- a CDS encoding glycosyltransferase: MNVLFVLGGGNLNTQIAQVALFLGLKKEGVNAYLIGAINEEVSDYIKSQDESAFFLKLHPEKKIDSEYQDKIADLITTYNINIVHFISGKAARSGLITLRKFPKVKAVIYFGSVSLHWYDPSSYLTYLNPRIDAIIGNSNFVYNHVKKQLFGKHKKKAVRIFKGYSSEWFSDVTPFDYTTIGIPKEAIVVCSIGNHRKVKGTKYFLESSNFLDSNEKIHYVLIGENTDVPHLDKIRNNSKIKDRIHVLGKRNDVPNLLAGSDMYVQSSLSEGFGRAISEAMSIGKAVIMTDAGGCTELIEENSGIVVPLKDSKGLGKAISKLANDRELCAKMGVNAKERILNVYSIQRTVNETLSLYKKLLHE; this comes from the coding sequence ATGAATGTACTTTTTGTTTTAGGTGGAGGGAATTTAAACACTCAAATTGCACAAGTCGCCCTATTTTTAGGCCTTAAAAAAGAAGGTGTAAATGCCTATTTAATTGGGGCTATTAATGAAGAAGTAAGTGATTATATTAAATCTCAAGATGAAAGTGCTTTCTTTTTAAAACTTCACCCTGAAAAGAAAATAGATTCAGAATATCAAGACAAAATTGCTGATCTTATTACAACATACAATATTAATATTGTTCATTTTATTAGCGGAAAAGCAGCTAGAAGTGGTTTAATTACACTTCGCAAGTTTCCAAAAGTAAAAGCTGTTATTTATTTTGGTTCTGTTAGTTTACACTGGTATGATCCTAGTTCATATTTAACCTATTTAAATCCGAGAATCGACGCTATAATTGGCAATAGCAACTTTGTATATAATCACGTTAAAAAGCAACTTTTCGGAAAGCATAAAAAGAAAGCTGTTCGTATTTTTAAAGGATATAGTTCGGAATGGTTCTCAGATGTTACGCCTTTTGATTATACGACAATAGGAATTCCAAAAGAAGCTATTGTGGTTTGTTCAATTGGAAATCATAGAAAAGTAAAAGGAACAAAGTACTTCTTAGAATCATCCAATTTTCTAGATTCTAATGAGAAAATTCATTACGTATTAATTGGTGAAAATACAGATGTACCTCATTTAGATAAAATTAGAAATAACAGTAAAATCAAAGATAGAATACATGTTTTAGGTAAGAGAAACGACGTACCTAACTTACTTGCTGGAAGTGACATGTATGTTCAATCTTCATTAAGTGAAGGCTTTGGGCGAGCAATTAGTGAAGCCATGAGTATTGGTAAAGCTGTTATTATGACAGATGCCGGAGGATGCACTGAGCTTATCGAAGAAAACTCTGGAATTGTAGTTCCTTTAAAAGACTCAAAAGGATTAGGAAAAGCCATCTCAAAATTAGCAAATGATAGAGAACTATGCGCTAAAATGGGTGTCAATGCCAAAGAGCGCATACTTAATGTATACAGTATTCAAAGAACTGTAAACGAAACCTTATCTTTATATAAAAAACTATTACATGAGTAA
- the mazG gene encoding nucleoside triphosphate pyrophosphohydrolase has protein sequence MSNTREQQLEAFNRLLDIMDELREKCPWDKKQTLESLRHLTIEEVYELGDAILDNDLEELKKELGDVLLHIVFYAKIGSEKKAFDIADIANSISDKLIERHPHIYGDVSVENEEEVKQNWEKLKLKEGKESVLEGVPRSLPALVKANRIQDKVAGVGFDWEEPHQVWEKVQEELNELNEEIENGNQQNIEKEFGDVLFSMINYARFIKVNPENALERTNKKFINRFQYLEQKAKELGKELSDMSLAEMDVFWNEAKTFYK, from the coding sequence ATGTCAAATACTCGTGAACAACAATTAGAAGCCTTTAATCGTCTTTTAGACATTATGGATGAGCTTCGAGAAAAATGTCCTTGGGATAAAAAACAAACTCTAGAGAGTTTAAGACATTTAACTATTGAAGAAGTTTACGAATTAGGAGATGCTATTTTAGATAACGATCTAGAAGAGCTTAAAAAAGAATTAGGCGATGTGCTTTTGCACATCGTTTTTTATGCTAAAATTGGAAGTGAAAAAAAGGCTTTTGATATAGCTGATATTGCAAATTCTATTTCAGATAAATTAATAGAACGACATCCACACATTTATGGTGACGTTTCTGTTGAAAATGAAGAAGAGGTAAAACAAAACTGGGAAAAACTAAAACTTAAAGAAGGTAAAGAATCAGTTTTAGAAGGCGTACCTCGAAGCTTACCTGCTTTGGTAAAAGCCAATAGAATTCAGGACAAAGTTGCTGGAGTTGGATTTGATTGGGAAGAACCGCATCAAGTATGGGAAAAAGTTCAAGAAGAACTTAATGAGTTAAACGAAGAAATTGAAAATGGAAATCAACAAAATATTGAAAAAGAGTTTGGAGATGTTTTATTTTCTATGATTAACTACGCTCGATTCATCAAAGTAAATCCTGAAAATGCACTAGAACGAACTAATAAAAAGTTCATTAATCGCTTTCAATATTTAGAACAGAAAGCTAAAGAATTAGGAAAAGAGTTATCTGATATGAGTTTGGCTGAAATGGATGTTTTTTGGAATGAAGCCAAAACGTTTTATAAGTAA
- a CDS encoding thioredoxin family protein — protein sequence MALTESNEFKIGSVAPNFKLLNTVDDSFVELVNVKGEKGTAIFFICNHCPFVIHINEELVKMANDYAEQGISFIAISSNDAVNYPQDGPLLMKKTAENLNYPFPYLYDESQEVAKAYDAACTPDLYLFDHDLKSVYHGQLDDSRPGNDTSVTGKDFRYAIELLLQNASPLEIQKPSIGCNIKWK from the coding sequence ATGGCACTTACAGAATCAAATGAATTTAAAATAGGATCAGTAGCTCCAAACTTTAAGTTGTTAAATACAGTAGACGATAGCTTCGTTGAATTAGTAAATGTAAAAGGTGAAAAAGGCACAGCTATATTCTTTATTTGTAATCATTGTCCTTTTGTAATTCATATTAATGAAGAGCTAGTGAAAATGGCCAATGATTATGCAGAACAAGGAATTTCATTTATTGCGATTAGTAGTAATGATGCTGTAAACTATCCGCAAGATGGGCCGTTACTAATGAAGAAAACAGCAGAAAATCTAAATTATCCTTTCCCCTATTTATATGATGAATCTCAAGAAGTAGCAAAAGCATACGACGCAGCTTGTACTCCTGATTTGTATCTTTTTGATCATGACTTAAAATCGGTGTATCACGGACAACTAGATGATTCTCGTCCAGGTAATGATACATCAGTAACAGGTAAAGACTTCAGATATGCTATAGAACTATTGTTACAAAACGCATCACCTTTAGAAATTCAAAAACCAAGTATAGGCTGTAATATCAAGTGGAAGTAA